One Coffea arabica cultivar ET-39 chromosome 5e, Coffea Arabica ET-39 HiFi, whole genome shotgun sequence DNA segment encodes these proteins:
- the LOC140006908 gene encoding zinc finger BED domain-containing protein RICESLEEPER 1-like — protein MWTSSNTKRGFMAITAHYIDGSWILQSQILRFIYVPTSHTKEVLSDMLLSSLMDWNIDRKISMITLYNCSTNDGMIVCLLEKLNASDLLIDGLVLQMRCAAHILNLIVKDGLEMMSGTIERIRDSVVYWTTSAARIENFEEVARQLRISPTKKLSLDCKIRWNSTFLMLQKASIYKDVFPRVKVREKYYTSLPNDDDWVVCNAICEKLKLFYQVTKMFSGTRYPTLNEFFAKVCHIKVSLAQWMKSQNCLIRVIAEKMMRKYQKNWEDCNVILGIAAVLDPRYKMKLIEYYFPVIYGDESFMKIEAICQNCFSLLHDYEYRSSLGGNRVDSQCMASHSEHVSGSHDKNEVETDHLADFDKFVAFNSSDVTSKLELDFYPEENVFPRVPTFEIFATYSTSEGISCNTLFDEEDDVNCVTE, from the exons ATGTGGACTTCTAGCAACACAAAGAGAGGTTTCATGGCTATCACTGCACATTATATTGATGGTTCTTGGATCTTACAAAGTCAAATTTTGAG GTTTATCTATGTTCCTACTTCACATACCAAAGAAGTGTTAAGTGATATGCTTCTTAGTTCATTGATGGATTGGAATATTGATCGTAAGATATCTATGATTACCTTATATAACTGTTCCACCAATGATGGTATGATTGTTTGTTTGTTGGAAAAGTTGAATGCGAGTGATTTGTTGATAGATGGTCTAGTGCTTCAAATGCGTTGTGCTGCCCATATCTTAAATTTGATTGTCAAAGATGGTTTAGAAATGATGTCGGGTACTATTGAAAGAATTCGTGATAGTGTAGTATATTGGACTACTTCTGCTGctagaattgaaaattttgaagaagtGGCTCGCCAATTGCGCATTTCTCCTACTAAAAAGTTGAGTTTGGATTGTAAAATCCGTTGGAATTCGACTTTTCTAATGTTACAAAAAGCTTCAATTTATAAAGACGTATTTCCACGGGTTAAAGTGCGTGAGAAATACTACACTAGTTTGCCAAATGATGATGATTGGGTAGTTTGTAATGCCATTTGTGAGAAGCTAAAATTATTCTACCAAGTCACTAAAATGTTCTCCGGTACTCGATATCCTAcattaaatgaattttttgcaaAAGTTTGTCACATTAAGGTATCATTGGCTCAGTggatgaaaagtcaaaattgtttAATTAGAGTAATAGCAGAAAAGATGATGcgaaaataccaaaaaaattggGAAGATTGTAATGTGATACTTGGCATTGCTGCAGTTTTGGATCCAAGATACAAAATGAAGTTGATTGAGTATTATTTTCCTGTCATTTATGGTGATGAATCATTCATGAAAATCGAAGCAATTTGTCAAAATTGTTTTTCTTTGTTGCATGATTATGAATATCGATCTAGTTTGGGCGGAAATAGAGTTGATAGTCAGTGCATGGCTTCACATAGTGAGCATGTTAGTGGGAGTCATGATAAGAATGAAGTTGAAACGGATCATCTTGCTGATTTTGATAAGTTTGTGGCTTTTAACTCTAGCGATGTTACTTCTAAGTTggaattggatttttatcctgaGGAAAATGTGTTCCCAAGAGTTccaacttttgaaatatttg CTACTTACTCTACTTCGGAAGGGATATCATGTAATACATTgtttgatgaagaagatgatgttAATTGTGTTACTGAATAG